One Lepus europaeus isolate LE1 chromosome 7, mLepTim1.pri, whole genome shotgun sequence DNA segment encodes these proteins:
- the LOC133764743 gene encoding olfactory receptor 8D2-like encodes MAASNHSSVTDFILEGLTNCPELQLPLFLLFLGIYVVTVVGNLSMILLISISSQLHSPMYYFLSHLSFIDLCYSSVITPKMLVNFVSEENIISFLECMAQLYFFLIFVIAEGYLLTAMAYDRYAAICSPLLYNIVMSHRVCSIMMAVVYFLGLFGATVHTTFMSMLSFCGSHVVSHYFCDILPLLTLSCSSTRINEILLFIIGGVNTLAPMLAIPISYAFILSSILCIRSTEGWSKAFGTCSSHLMAVGIFFGYITFMYFKPPSSVTMEEEKVSSVFYTTVIPMLNPLIYSLRNKDVKNALRKIVGGK; translated from the coding sequence ATGGCTGCTTCAAATCATTCTTCAGTGACTGACTTTATCCTTGAAGGGTTAACAAACTGCCCAGAactccagctgcccctcttccttcttttcctgggAATATATGTGGTTACAGTAGTGGGGAACTTGAGCATGATCCTCTTAATTTCTATCAGCTCTCAACTTCATTCTCCAATGTATTATTTTCTCAGTCACTTATCATTCATTGACCTCTGTTACTCCTCTGTCATTACTCCTAAGATGCTGGTGAACTTCGTGTCAGAGGAGAACATCATCTCCTTTCTGGAGTGCATGGCTCAACTTtacttcttccttatttttgtaatTGCCGAAGGGTACCTGCTGACAGCCATGGCTTATGACCGTTATGCTGCTATCTGTAGCCCACTGCTTTACAATATTGTCATGTCCCATAGGGTCTGCTCCATCATGATGGCTGTGGTATACTTCCTGGGTTTGTTTGGGGCCACAGTCCATACTACCTTCATGTCAATGCTGTCATTCTGTGGGTCTCATGTTGTCAGTCATTACTTTTGTGATATTCTTCCTTTACTGACCCTGTCTTGCTCCAGCACCCGCATCAATGAGATACTGCTGTTTATTATTGGAGGAGTTAACACCTTAGCACCTATGCTGGCTATTCCCATTTCTTATGCTTTCATCCTGTCTAGTATCCTCTGCATTCGATCCACTGAGGGATGGTCAAAAGCCTTTGGCACATGTAGTTCCCACCTCATGGCTGTGGGCATCTTTTTTGGGTATATCACATTCATGTATTTCAAGCCCCCCTCCAGTGTTACCATGGAAGAGGAGAAGGTATCCTCTGTCTTCTATACCACTGTGATCCCCATGCTGAACCCCCTGatctacagcctgaggaacaaGGATGTGAAGAATGCACTGAGAAAAATTGTTGGGGGAAAGTAA
- the LOC133764742 gene encoding olfactory receptor 8B3-like — MRVILQRMEDANYTLVTEFILEGLTDKPELQLPLFFLFLGIYLVTVVANVGLVTLISLNSHLHTPMYYFLFNLSFIDICYSSVFTPKMLMNFVLEKNTISYTGCPTQLYFFCFFVIAECYVLTAMAYDRYVAICKPLLYNVILSPRICSLFVFGAYVMGCWGSLAHTLCMARLTFCDANIVNHYLCDILPVLQLSCTSTYNNEIVVFVLVGMNILISTSTTFVSYGFIISSILRISSSEGRAKAFSTCSSHLPSDVESMDQGKVASVFYTNVGPMLNPLIYSLRNKDVKLALRKTFRQKIFS, encoded by the exons ATGCGAGTCATCCTACA AAGAATGGAAGATGCAAATTACACCTTGGTGACAGAGTTTATCCTGGAGGGTTTAACTGACAAGCCAGAACTCCAACTACCCCTCTTCTTCCTATTCCTAGGGATTTATCTGGTGACTGTGGTGGCCAATGTGGGCTTGGTTACATTAATTTCACTAAACTCACACCTTCACACTCCTATGTATTATTTTCTCTTCAATCTATCTTTCATAGATATCTGTTACTCTTCAGTATTTACTCCTAAAATGCTGATGAACTTTGTACTGGAGAAAAATACTATCTCTTACACAGGCTGCCCAACTCagctttatttcttctgcttttttgtcATTGCTGAATGTTATGTACTGACAGCAATGGCTTACGATCGCTATGTTGCCATTTGCAAACCACTGCTCTATAATGTAATATTATCCCCTCGGATCTGTTCTCTATTTGTGTTTGGAGCATATgtgatgggatgctggggttccCTGGCCCACACACTCTGTATGGCAAGACTGACCTTCTGTGATGCCAACATTGTCAATCATTATCTGTGTGACATCCTCCCTGTGCTGCAGCTCTCCTGCACCAGCACGTACAACAATGAGATTGTAGTCTTTGTCCTAGTTGGCATGAACATTTTGATATCCACCAGCACCACTTTTGTCTCCTATGGTTTTATCATCTCCAGCATTCTCCGAATCAGCTCTTCGGAGGGCAGAGCCAAAGCCTTCAGCACCTGCAGTTCTCATTTACCTTCTGATGTAGAATCTATGGACCAGGGGAAGGTGGCCTCAGTCTTTTACACAAATGTCGGGCCCATGCTGAACCCTTTGATCTACAGCTTGAGGAATAAGGATGTCAAACTTGCCCTGAGGAAAACTTTCagacaaaaaatattttcctaa
- the LOC133763521 gene encoding olfactory receptor 8B8-like, producing the protein MGIENGSFITEFILVGLTDNSGVQFPLFFFFLGIYVITVAGNLGLITLIGLNSHLHTPMYFFLFNLSCIDLCYSSVITPKLLVNFVSKMNTISYAGCMTQLFFYCFFVSAECYVLTVMAYDRYVAICKPLLYTVTMSPQLCSLLAVMVYVGAFIGAWAHTGCMLRLTFCESNTINHYMCDILPLLELSCTSTHINELVVFIVVGFDVGVPSLTIIVSYTFILSSILHIRSNEGRSKAFSTCSSHMMVVSVFFGSGAFMYLHPSSVLSMDQGKVSTVFYTIVVPMLNPLIYSFRNKEVKVALRNTLRRKIFS; encoded by the coding sequence ATGGGCATTGAAAACGGTTCCTTCATCACTGAGTTTATCTTGGTGGGTTTAACAGATAATTCAGGAGTCCAgtttcctctcttcttcttcttcctaggAATCTATGTCATCACTGTGGCAGGAAACCTGGGCTTGATTACTTTAATTGGACTAAATTCTCACCTTCACACTCCCAtgtacttctttctttttaatttatcttgTATTGATCTCTGTTACTCTTCTGTCATTACCCCAAAACTGTTGGTAAACTTTGTGTCAAAGATGAACACCATCTCCTATGCAGGATGCATGACTCAGCTCTTTTTCTATTGCTTCTTTGTCAGTGCAGAGTGCTATGTGTTGACAgtgatggcctatgaccgctatgtggccatctgcaagccTCTGCTGTACACAGTCACCATGTCCCCTCAGCTCTGTTCCCTGCTAGCTGTGATGGTTTATGTGGGGGCATTTATCGGTGCCTGGGCCCACACGGGGTGCATGCTGAGGTTGACTTTCTGTGAGTCCAACACCATCAACCACTACATGTGTGACATTTTGCCCCTGCTGGAACTCTCCTGCACCAGCACTCACATCAATGAACTGGTGGTCTTCATTGTGGTGGGCTTTGATGTTGGTGTGCCCAGCCTCACCATCATTGTCTCTTACACtttcatcctctccagcatcctcCACATTCGTTCTAATGAAGGAAGATCCAAAGCCTTCAGCACGTGTAGCTCACATATGATGGTTGTCTCTGTTTTCTTTGGGTCAGGAGCATTCATGTACCTTCATCCATCTTCTGTTTTGTCCATGGACCAAGGGAAAGTGTCCACAGTGTTCTATACCATTGTGGTGCCCATGCTCAACCCGCTTATCTACAGCTTCCGAAACAAGGAGGTTAAGGTTGCTCTGAGAAATACcttgagaagaaaaatattttcctaa